The Sulfolobus acidocaldarius DSM 639 genome has a window encoding:
- a CDS encoding DNA topoisomerase IV subunit A, whose protein sequence is MTELESKVDKEIRKKAGNVLRETFLKLVEMVNNNEPPIMEIPKRTLSNTVYDEKRGLLILGKEKLKRNFLDLNEAKRFMQTTLMASIIYDALVNDEYPTIRDLYYRGKHSIILKDPNGRAYEENTWDEQKESDSVIVDIEVFTSLLREDMLILSKEKGKVVGDMRIRSGNDVIDLSKMGHGAYSIEPTPDLIDFMDINAEFVLVVEKDAVFQQLHRAGFWKQYKAILVTSAGQPDRATRRFVRRLNEELKLPVYILTDADPYGWYIYSVFKIGSISLSYESERLATPNARFLGVSMTDIFGDKGKKPYLSDQERRNYIIKAKDADVKRAMEIKNYEWFKTKGWQHEISVFLDKKSKLEIEAMASKGLRFLAFQYIPEKIKNSDFIN, encoded by the coding sequence ATGACAGAGCTTGAATCTAAAGTAGATAAGGAGATAAGAAAGAAGGCTGGGAATGTTTTGAGAGAGACATTCCTAAAATTAGTTGAAATGGTTAATAATAATGAACCACCCATAATGGAAATACCAAAAAGGACCCTTTCTAACACAGTTTATGATGAAAAGAGAGGATTATTAATTTTGGGAAAAGAAAAGTTAAAGAGAAACTTTCTGGATCTAAATGAGGCTAAAAGATTTATGCAGACCACGTTGATGGCAAGTATTATATATGACGCGTTGGTTAACGATGAATATCCAACTATACGTGATCTATATTATAGGGGAAAGCACTCAATAATTTTGAAAGATCCTAATGGTAGGGCTTATGAAGAAAATACATGGGATGAACAGAAAGAATCTGACAGTGTGATAGTGGATATAGAGGTATTTACGTCTCTGCTTAGGGAGGATATGTTAATACTCAGCAAAGAGAAAGGTAAGGTAGTAGGTGATATGAGGATCAGAAGCGGAAATGATGTTATAGATCTAAGCAAAATGGGTCATGGTGCGTACTCAATTGAGCCAACACCTGACTTAATAGACTTCATGGATATTAATGCAGAGTTTGTACTAGTTGTGGAGAAGGACGCAGTGTTTCAGCAACTTCATAGGGCTGGTTTTTGGAAACAGTATAAGGCAATTTTAGTTACAAGTGCGGGTCAACCAGATAGGGCTACAAGGCGTTTCGTGAGAAGACTGAATGAAGAACTTAAACTTCCGGTTTATATATTAACAGATGCAGATCCTTATGGATGGTACATATATAGTGTGTTTAAAATAGGTTCAATTTCTCTTTCCTACGAAAGTGAGAGACTTGCAACACCTAATGCTAGATTTTTAGGTGTATCAATGACTGATATATTTGGAGATAAGGGTAAGAAGCCTTATCTTTCAGATCAAGAAAGGAGGAATTATATAATTAAAGCCAAAGATGCAGATGTAAAGAGAGCTATGGAAATAAAGAATTACGAATGGTTCAAAACTAAAGGTTGGCAGCATGAGATTTCAGTATTCTTGGACAAAAAGTCTAAGCTTGAAATAGAGGCTATGGCAAGTAAGGGTTTAAGATTTCTCGCATTTCAATACATTCCTGAAAAGATCAAGAATAGCGATTTCATAAACTGA
- a CDS encoding deoxyhypusine synthase, whose protein sequence is MKREDLLTNVVDDLSLEDLRDLKNLEIIFDKVYGFSAENVVKAVEILRDLIKEADLRFLSFTANLVSTGLRGLLADLIRREYFNVVITTGGTIDHDIARSFGGKYYKGSFEFDDTMLKELEIHRLGNIFIPFENYGKVIEEVVRKYIPEIVSVRKDWSVYELLWEFGKRINDQHSILKACYEKKVPLIVPGVVDGSFGTNLFIVSQFNGLKIDLFQDMRLIKDLIFSSEKSGALIIGGGISKHHTIWWNQFKDGLDYAIYITTAQEYDGSLSGARPREAISWNKVRPSARSVTIYADATIILPILSASLLR, encoded by the coding sequence TTGAAGAGAGAGGATTTATTAACAAACGTAGTAGACGATTTAAGCTTGGAGGATTTAAGGGATTTAAAAAATTTAGAGATAATTTTTGATAAAGTTTATGGATTTTCTGCTGAGAATGTTGTAAAGGCTGTAGAAATTTTAAGGGATCTAATTAAGGAGGCTGATTTAAGGTTTCTTTCATTTACAGCAAATTTAGTTTCCACAGGGCTTAGAGGTCTTTTAGCAGATCTTATTAGAAGGGAATACTTTAATGTCGTCATAACTACAGGTGGCACAATAGATCATGATATTGCAAGAAGCTTTGGTGGCAAATATTACAAAGGTTCCTTTGAATTCGACGATACTATGCTCAAAGAACTAGAAATACATAGACTGGGGAACATTTTTATACCATTTGAAAATTATGGAAAAGTAATAGAAGAAGTTGTAAGGAAATATATACCTGAAATAGTCTCAGTGAGAAAAGATTGGAGCGTATACGAGTTATTATGGGAATTTGGGAAAAGGATAAATGATCAGCATTCAATTCTCAAGGCTTGCTATGAGAAAAAAGTTCCATTAATAGTTCCAGGTGTAGTAGATGGTTCGTTTGGCACAAACCTATTCATAGTTTCGCAATTCAATGGACTGAAAATTGATCTTTTCCAAGATATGCGACTCATAAAAGATCTAATATTTTCATCTGAGAAATCAGGCGCATTAATTATAGGAGGTGGAATAAGTAAGCATCATACGATATGGTGGAATCAATTCAAGGACGGCTTAGACTATGCTATATACATTACTACAGCCCAGGAATATGATGGTAGCTTAAGTGGTGCAAGACCTAGAGAAGCAATATCATGGAATAAGGTTAGACCTTCAGCACGGAGTGTAACGATTTATGCTGATGCTACCATAATACTACCTATTTTGTCGGCATCCTTATTAAGATAA
- a CDS encoding RtcB family protein — protein MQTQIKRIGNYEWRIEKGAQECMKVPVTVFADDVLIDKMKQDLTLRQATNVSCLQGVQESVYVLPDGHQGYGFPIGGIAASAIDEEGVVSPGGIGYDINCGVRLLRTNLDYKDVKDKLKDLVEEIYRNVPSGVGSEGRVKLSYQQLDNVLSEGVKWAVDNGYGWNRDMEHIEQSGSWNLADPSKVSPIAKQRGHTQLGTLGAGNHFLEIQVVDKIYDEKVAKAIGITHEGQITVMVHTGSRGLGHQVASDYLQVMERAMKKYNIKVPDRELAAIPFNTREAQDYIHAMSSAANFAWTNRQMITHWARESFGRVYRIDPEKLDLNIVYDVAHNIAKIEEYDIDGKRKKVLVHRKGATRAFPPGSTEIPADHRNVGQIVLIPGSMGTASYIMAGIPEGRRTWFTAPHGAGRWMSREAAVRSYPVNSVVQNLEEKGIIVRAATKRVVAEEAPGAYKDVDRVAKVAHEVKIAKLVARLKPIGVTKG, from the coding sequence ATGCAGACTCAGATTAAGAGAATTGGCAATTATGAGTGGCGTATTGAAAAGGGAGCCCAGGAATGTATGAAAGTACCAGTTACAGTTTTCGCGGATGATGTGCTTATCGATAAAATGAAACAGGACTTGACATTAAGGCAAGCTACTAATGTATCCTGCTTACAGGGAGTGCAAGAGTCAGTATATGTACTCCCTGATGGTCATCAGGGATATGGTTTTCCAATAGGCGGAATAGCAGCTAGTGCAATTGACGAGGAAGGTGTAGTAAGTCCAGGAGGAATAGGATATGATATAAACTGTGGTGTAAGACTGCTGAGAACTAATCTTGATTATAAGGATGTTAAAGATAAGCTTAAGGATTTGGTTGAGGAGATCTACAGAAACGTACCAAGTGGAGTGGGAAGTGAAGGAAGAGTAAAATTATCGTATCAACAACTTGACAATGTATTAAGTGAGGGGGTAAAATGGGCTGTTGATAATGGATATGGATGGAATAGAGACATGGAGCATATAGAGCAGAGTGGCAGTTGGAATTTAGCAGATCCATCTAAGGTAAGTCCTATAGCAAAACAGAGGGGTCATACACAATTAGGTACATTAGGAGCAGGCAACCATTTCCTTGAAATTCAGGTTGTTGATAAGATATATGATGAAAAGGTAGCTAAAGCTATAGGCATAACCCATGAAGGACAGATAACAGTAATGGTTCATACGGGATCCAGAGGATTAGGTCATCAAGTAGCTAGTGATTACTTACAAGTTATGGAAAGAGCAATGAAGAAGTACAACATAAAAGTTCCTGATAGGGAACTTGCAGCTATACCATTTAACACTAGAGAGGCTCAAGATTATATACACGCAATGTCGTCTGCAGCAAACTTCGCATGGACCAATAGGCAAATGATAACACATTGGGCCAGAGAAAGTTTTGGCAGAGTGTATAGAATAGACCCAGAAAAATTAGATCTTAATATAGTATATGATGTAGCCCATAATATAGCAAAAATAGAGGAATACGATATAGACGGAAAGAGAAAGAAAGTTTTAGTACACCGAAAGGGAGCAACAAGAGCTTTTCCACCAGGAAGTACTGAGATTCCTGCAGATCATAGGAACGTAGGTCAGATAGTCCTCATACCAGGAAGCATGGGGACAGCAAGTTATATAATGGCAGGAATTCCGGAGGGTAGAAGAACATGGTTCACTGCACCACATGGTGCAGGAAGATGGATGTCAAGAGAAGCCGCGGTCAGAAGTTATCCAGTTAATTCAGTAGTTCAAAACCTAGAGGAGAAGGGTATTATTGTGAGAGCGGCTACTAAAAGAGTAGTAGCGGAGGAGGCACCAGGTGCATATAAAGATGTTGATAGAGTAGCGAAAGTTGCTCATGAAGTTAAGATAGCTAAATTGGTTGCAAGATTAAAACCCATAGGTGTGACTAAGGGTTGA
- a CDS encoding DNA topoisomerase VI subunit B, with the protein MPQEEKYSSISPAEFFKRNPELAGFSNPARALYQTVRELIENALDATDVHNLLPSLKISIELVDQQKQIYKVNVEDNGIGIPPHVVPNAFGKVLYSSKYVLRQTRGMYGLGVKAAVLYSQMYQDKPLEIYTSPLNSKRIYFFRLKIDVTKNEPVIMERYSISNDKGWHGTSVSIYLLADWQRSKAKVYEYVKRTYIIAPYSEIVFRDPEGNVLYFQRLTTKLPKPPEEVKPHPYGVDIELIKFMIAKIDKPLDIRDFLVKEFQSVGDVTADKILELSKISKNKKITNLTDEEISRLVEVMKTFDDFRPPSAEALSVIGSDLIELSLQKVFNPEFVSAITRRPKAYQGHPFIVEAGVAYGGGIPAATEPLVLRYANKIPLIYDEKSDVIWKVISEEIDWKRYGVETDQYQLVVMVHLCSTKVPYKSAGKESIADVEEIEKEIKLAIMDVARNLKKYLTEKRKEQEAKKKLITYLKYIPEVSRSLSMFVAGSKEKIPDTDKVLRSRLLDLIIRRLEIEDKNLEEEIKKYKVEEV; encoded by the coding sequence ATGCCACAAGAAGAGAAATATAGTAGCATTTCTCCCGCAGAATTCTTTAAAAGAAATCCAGAGTTAGCTGGTTTTAGCAATCCTGCTAGAGCTCTTTATCAAACTGTGAGAGAATTAATAGAAAATGCTTTGGATGCAACAGATGTTCACAATCTATTACCTTCACTTAAAATTAGCATTGAGCTTGTTGACCAACAGAAACAAATATATAAGGTAAACGTCGAGGACAATGGCATCGGTATACCGCCTCATGTTGTTCCAAATGCATTCGGAAAAGTTCTATATAGTTCCAAGTACGTATTACGACAAACTAGAGGAATGTATGGACTAGGCGTTAAGGCAGCCGTATTGTATAGTCAGATGTATCAAGATAAACCTCTTGAAATTTACACTTCTCCACTCAATTCTAAACGCATTTACTTCTTTAGATTAAAAATAGACGTTACCAAGAACGAGCCCGTAATAATGGAGAGGTATTCAATAAGTAACGATAAAGGGTGGCATGGAACTTCAGTAAGTATTTATCTTTTAGCTGATTGGCAACGTTCAAAGGCTAAGGTGTATGAATATGTTAAAAGAACATATATAATAGCACCATATTCTGAGATCGTTTTTAGAGACCCTGAAGGTAACGTGCTATATTTTCAGAGGCTTACCACAAAATTACCAAAACCACCTGAGGAGGTTAAGCCTCATCCATATGGTGTAGATATTGAGCTGATAAAGTTTATGATAGCTAAAATCGACAAACCATTAGACATTAGAGACTTTTTGGTTAAAGAATTTCAGAGTGTAGGTGATGTTACAGCCGATAAGATATTAGAGTTATCTAAAATCTCTAAAAATAAAAAGATAACAAACCTGACTGATGAAGAAATATCTAGACTTGTAGAAGTTATGAAGACCTTTGACGATTTTAGACCTCCGTCTGCTGAAGCATTATCTGTGATAGGTTCTGATCTGATAGAATTAAGCTTACAGAAGGTCTTCAACCCAGAATTTGTATCAGCTATTACCAGAAGACCAAAGGCATACCAAGGACACCCCTTCATAGTAGAAGCCGGTGTTGCTTATGGTGGAGGTATACCAGCTGCGACAGAACCTTTAGTTTTACGTTATGCAAATAAGATTCCTCTAATATATGACGAGAAATCTGATGTCATTTGGAAGGTGATAAGTGAGGAAATAGACTGGAAAAGATATGGAGTTGAAACTGACCAATATCAATTAGTTGTTATGGTTCATCTTTGTAGTACAAAAGTTCCATATAAAAGTGCAGGTAAGGAGAGTATAGCAGATGTTGAGGAAATAGAGAAGGAGATAAAGTTAGCAATAATGGATGTGGCAAGAAATCTAAAGAAATATTTGACAGAAAAGAGAAAAGAGCAAGAAGCTAAGAAAAAGCTGATAACGTATTTAAAATACATACCTGAGGTTAGTAGAAGTTTAAGTATGTTTGTTGCTGGGAGTAAAGAAAAAATACCTGACACAGATAAGGTTCTCAGATCAAGATTACTTGACCTGATCATAAGAAGGTTAGAAATTGAAGATAAGAATTTAGAGGAAGAGATAAAGAAGTATAAGGTGGAAGAAGTATGA
- a CDS encoding translation initiation factor IF-5A, with product MSIQYTTVGDLKVGSYVMIDGEPCRVVEITKAKTGKHGSAKANVVAIGLFTGQKRSLMAPVDQQVEVPIIEKHVGQILADKGDNLTIMDLESYETFDLEKPTENEIVSKIRPGAEIEYWSVMGRRKIVRVK from the coding sequence ATGAGCATACAGTACACTACGGTTGGAGATCTTAAAGTAGGTAGTTACGTGATGATAGATGGAGAACCATGTAGAGTAGTTGAAATAACCAAGGCGAAAACAGGAAAACACGGAAGTGCAAAAGCTAATGTTGTCGCAATAGGTTTGTTTACAGGTCAAAAAAGATCCCTTATGGCACCTGTTGATCAGCAAGTTGAGGTTCCTATCATCGAGAAGCACGTAGGTCAGATATTGGCTGATAAGGGAGATAATCTGACAATTATGGATTTGGAAAGTTACGAAACATTTGATTTAGAAAAGCCTACTGAAAACGAGATTGTTTCAAAAATTAGACCTGGAGCAGAAATAGAGTACTGGAGTGTGATGGGGAGAAGAAAAATTGTAAGGGTAAAGTAA